CAGGGTGCACTGAGCCCAGTCAGGGTGCACTGAGCCCAGTCAGGGTGCACTGAGCCCAGTCAGGGTGCACTGAGCCCGATCAGGGTGCATTGTGCCCGGTGAGGGTGCACTGAGCCCAGTCAGGGTGCACTGAGCCCAGTCAGGGTGCATTGAGCCCAGTGAGGGTGCACTGAGCCCAGTCAGGGTGCACTGAGCCCAGTCAGGGTGCACTGAGCCCGGTCAGGGTGCATTGAGCCCGGTCAGGGTGCGTTGTGCCCGGTGAGGGTGCGTTGTGCCCGGTGAGGGTGCGTTGAGCCCGGTGAGGGTGCGTTGTGCCCGGTGAGGGTGCGTTGAGCCCGGTCAGGGTGCATTGAGACAAGTGAGGGTGCATTGAGACAAGTGAGGGTGCGTTGAGCCCGGTCAGGGTGCATTGAGACAAGTGAGGGTGCGTTGAGCCCGGTCAGGGTGCATTGAGACAAGTGAGGGTGCATTGAGACAAGTGAGGGTGCGTTGAGCCCGGTCAGGGTGCATTGAGACAAGTGAGGGTGCGTTGAGCCCGGTCAGGGTGCATTGAGACAAGTGAGGGTGCATTGAGACAAGTGAGGGTGCGTTGTGCCCAGTGAGGGTGCATTGAGACAAGTGAGGGTGCGTTGAGCCCGGTCAGGGTGCATTGAGACAAGTGAGGGTGCATTGAGACAAGTGAGGGTGCATTGAGACAAGTGAGGGTGCGTTGAGCCCAGTGAGGGTGCGTTGAGACAAGTGAGGGTGCGTTGAGCCCGGTCAGGGTGCATTGAGACAAGTGAGGGTGCATTGAGACAAGTGAGGGTGCGTTGAGCCCAGTGAGGGTGCATTGAGACAAGTGAGGGTGCATTGAGACAAGTGAGGGTGCGTTGAGCCCAGTGAGGGTGCATTGAGACAAGTGAGGGTGCGTTGAGCCCAGTGAGGGTGCATTGAGCCCAGTGAGGGTGCATTGAGACAAGTGAGGGTGCATTGAGACAAGTGAGGGTGCGTTGAGCCCAGTGAGGGTGCATTGAGACAAGTGAGGGTGCGTTGAGCCCGGTCAGGGTGCATTGAGACAAGTGAGGGTGCATTGAGACAAGTGAGGGTGCGTTGAGCCCAGTGAGGGTGCATTGAGACAAGTGAGGGTGCGTTGAGCCCAGTGAGGGTGCATTGAGACAAGTGAGGGTGCGTTGAGCCCGGTCAGGGTGCATTGAGACAAGTGAGGGTGCGTTGAGCCCAGTGAGGGTGCATTGAGACAAGTGAGGGTGCGTTGAGCCCAGTGAGGGTGCGTTGTGCCCAGTGAGGGTGCATTGAGCCCAGTGAGGGTGCGTTGAGCCCAGTGAGGGTGCGTTGAGCCCAGTGAGGGTGCACTGAGCCCAGTGAGGGTGCATTGAGACAAGTGAGGGTGCATTGAGCCCAGTGAGGGTGCATTGAGCCCGGTCAGGGTGCGTTGAGCCCAGTGAGGGTGCGTTGAGCCCAGTGAGGGTGCACTGAGCCCAGTGAGGGTGCGTTGAGCCCAGTGAGGGTGCGTTGAGCCCAGTGAGGGTGCACTGAGCCCAGTGAGGGTGCACTGAGACAAGTGAGGGTGCGTTGTGCCCAGTGAGGGTGCACTGTGCCCAGTCAGGGTGCACTGTGCCCAGTCAGGGTGCACTGAGCCCAGTGAGGGTGCACTGTGCCCGGTGAGGGTGCACTGAGCCCAGTGAGGGTGCACTGAGCCCAGTGAGGGTGCATTGAGCCCAGTGAGGGTGCACTGAGCCCAGTGAGGGTGCACTGTGCCCGGTGAGGGTGCACTGAGCCCAGTGAGGGTGCGTTGTGCCCAGTGAGGGTGCACTGAGACAAGTGAGGGTGCATTGAGCCCGGTCAGGGTGCGTTGAGCCCAGTGAGGGTGCGTTGAGCCCAGTGAGGGTGCACTGAGCCCAGTGAGGGTGCACTGAGACAAGTGAGGGTGCGTTGAGCCCAGTGAGGGTGCGTTGAGCCCGGTCAGGGTGCGTTGAGCCCAGTGAGGGTGCGTTGAGCCCAGTGAGGGTGCACTGAGCCCAGTGAGGGTGCACTGAGACAAGTGAGGGTGCGTTGAGCCCAGTGAGGGTGCACTGTGCCCAGTCAGGGTGCACTGTGCCCAGTCAGGGTGCACTGAGCCCAGTGAGGGTGCACTGAGCCCAGTGAGGGTGCACTGTGCCCGGTGAGGGTGCACTGAGCCCAGTGAGGGTGCACTGAGCCCAGTGAGGGTGCATTGAGCCCAGTCAGGGTGCATTTAGTATGGTGAGGGTGCATTGAGCCCGGTCAGGGTGCGTTGAGACAAGTGAGGGTGCGTTGTGCCCGGTGAGGGTGCATTGAGACAAGTGAGGGTGCATTGAGCCCGGTGAGGGTGCGTTGAGACCGGTGAGAGTGCGTTGAGACCGGTGAGAGTGCGTTGTGCCCGGTGAGAGTGCGTTGTGCCCGGTGAGGGTGCGTTGAGACCGGTGAGGGTGCGTTGAGACCGGTGAGGGTGCGTTGTGCCCGGTGAGGGTGTACTGTGCCCAGTGAGGGGGCATTGAGACAAGTCATGGTGCGTTGAGCCCGGTGAGAGTGCGTTGTGCCCGGTGAGAGTGCGTTGTGCCCGGTGAGGGTGCGTTGAGACCGGTGAGGGTGCGTTGAGACCGGTGAGGGTGCGTTGTGCCCGGTGAGGGTGTACTGTGCCCAGTGAGGGGGCATTGAGACAAGTCATGGTGCGTTGAGCCCGGTGAGAGTGCGTTGTGCCCGGTGAGAGTGCGTTGTGCCCGGTGAGGGTGCGTTGAGACCGGTGAGGGTGCGTTGAGACCGGTGAGGGTGCGTTGAGCCCAGTGAGGGTGCGTTGTGCCCAGTGAGGGGGCATTGAGACAAGTGAGGGTGCACTGTGCCCAGTGAGGGTGCATTGAGCCCAGTCAGGGTGCATTTAGTTTGGTGAGGGTGCACTGCGCCCGGCGAGGGCCCATCGGTTGGCAGCTGCTCCACTCAAACCTGGATCGTGTGTCCCCAAACAGGGAATGCTGCACCGAGCCTGGGACCGGATCGTCGGAGGGAGTCGACCCGCTGGCCCGGTGCCGTCGAGCGGATCCCGGTGAGCGGGCGAGCGAGGGGCCAGTCCCAGTCTAGGCGACGCCGCGGGAGCCAGGTAAGGGGAAGCCGTGCGAGCGAAGCTGATCCGCGGGAACTGCCCTCccgccttcagtgatttgtgcacgtgTACCGCCTGGTCCCTCCCCTTTCGAATTGGACCCTTCATGTTATATCACGTCTGTCAGTCCTTCTGACtggaatgaatcacttcacgcttctctgtGTTAAACTGTGTCTGCCGCTTGTCTGCCCAGGCACTAGCCTCTCCCTGCCCTGtgatgtctatcactatccttACAGTTCACTCCACTACCTGGGTCATTAATATCAATCGAGAAAAGTTGAGAGTTTGCACGGTGTTTCAAACAAATGAAGAAGTGGTCATTAAAAGTGACACTCTGAGATTAATTGACTTTTGACCGCACTTCCGCACCGTCGCTGACACCGCCTATTCCCACCTCCGGAACGTCGCCCCGACTCCgccccccgtctcagctcatcggctgctgaaaccctcacccgtgCCTTCGTTCCCCTCTGGACTCGCCCGTtccggctgctctcccacattccaccctccgtaaacttcagctcatcccaaaactcctactgatcccccccccccctcccccccgcccccgtgtCCGaactcatggctgatctatttgtttcccgaattccactctcccatcaacccccgataaccttcgattcccttgccttgcaataatcaatctacctctgccttcaaatgaccctacctccaccactttcacactcctccacatttacatccttccttaaataaggagaccaaaactgcacacagtactccagatgtggtctcaccaattcccctgtacaactgaagcataacctccctacttttattttcaattcctctcgtgataaaggatagcattccattcgccttctttatgacttgccgtACCTGCGTATTAacgttttgtgactcctgcacgagaacacctagatccctctgcacctcggaattctgcagtcgtttatgtaatactctgcttttttattcttcctgccaactttgccttttcccacatcatactccatctgccagatttttgcccactcactcaaccggtctgtatcggtctgcaacctccttatgtcctcttcgcaacatactttcccacctatctttgtgtcatctgcaaatttagctaccggaccatcgctcccctcatctaagtcttcgatataaatggtaaaaagttgaagtcccagcaccgacccctgcggGGCTCCACTCgtaacatcctgccaatcagaaaaggacccatttatgcatactctgtttcctgccagccagccaatcttctatccatgctaatacgttacccgctgcaccatgagctcctactttgtgcaataaccttttacgtggcaccttgtcaaatgccttctggaaatccaaatatagtacgtcaacgggctcccctttatccacagcgcatgtcactccctcaaagaactccaataaattgcttaaacatgacttccctttcacaaaaccatgctgactattcccgattcccttgagtttttctaagtgcccagctatagtctccttaatgatcgattccaacACTTTCCCCAAAATAGACGTCACGCGAACTGGCCTgtcgttacctgttttctgcctcccccgcccccccaccccccttcttggATAGCGATGTTACATTTGCTGACTTGCAGtccgctgggaccattccagaacccGGGGAATTCTGGAAGATGGCATCCACCGTCATGACAGCCACCTCTCAGGCGCTCCGCAGGGCACAGATGGCGAGGTTCTGGAAAGTCCCGCCCAGGGGTCGTTATCGTGTTGCtgtcgggatcttgctgtgcgtgtgCCGGCTgctctgggggtggtgggggtagggAGAAGTGCGCTTCCTTGGGCTGACCGTTGACACGGGCTAAATGTTGGCGTCTCTCGTTGCAGGTGACGACGGACCTCGGGCGCGGAGGAGGAGCGACGATGGAGGCCGCCGGCCCGGCGGGGGAGCGGCGGGAGGGAGACGGGGCCCAGGAGGAGGGGCGGGCGCGGGCGGCCAACCCGTACGGCTGCCCGCTGTGCCCCAAGGCGTTCGGCTCGCCCTCCCTCCTGGAAACACACCGGCGCACGCACACCGGAGAGCGCCCCTTCCAGTGCCCGGTGTGCGGCCGGGGCTTCAACCAGCTGTGCCACCAGCGGCGGCACCAGCGGCTCCACGCCAGCGGCGATGGCGCGGGCACGGTCTGCCCGGGCTGCGGCAAGGACTGCCGGAGCCCCGGCGGGCTGGCCCGGCACCGCTGCCGCCCGGCGGGCGAGAGGCCGTTCCAGTGCCTGGTCTGCAGCCGGGCCTTCAAGCAGTCCTACGCTCTGGTCAAGCACCAGCGCGTTCACACGGCCGAGCGGCCCTACCTGTGCCCGGTCTGCGGCCAGGGGTTCAGCTACTCCAGCAGCCTGGCAGACCACCGGCGGCTGCACACCGGCGAGCGGCCCTTCCAGTGCGGGGACTGCGGCCGCGCCTACGTCAACGCCAGCCGGCTGACCGACCACCGGCGGGTGCACGAGCTCGAGCCCCGGCACCGCTGTGCCGAGTGCGGCAAGGGCTTCCACTACCCCTCGCACCTGGCCAAGCACCGGCGGGTGCACACGGGCGAGCGCCCCTTCGGCTGCCCGGACTGCCCCCGGGGCTTCACCACCGCCTCCAAGCTGGCGGCCCACGCCCGGGTCCACACCGGCGAGCGCCCCTACCGCTGCGCCGAGTGCGGCCGGGGCTACGCCAGCTCCAGCGACCTGCTGGTGCACCAGCGGGGCCACACCGCCGAGCGGCCCTACCGCTGCGCCGACTGCGGCCGGGGCTACGTCAAGGCCCGCGACCTCACCGTCCACCGCCGGGTGCACACCGGCGAGAAGCCCTACGGCTGCCCGGTCTGCGGCCGCCGCTTCAACAAGTCCTGCAACCTGGCCGCCCACCAGCGGCGGCACGCCGACGAGCGGGGCTACAAGTGCGGCCTGTGCGGCAAGGACTTCAAGTACTCCTCCAGCCTGTCGCGGCACCGACGGGCGCACAGACTGGAGGCCGCTGCCGTCACTGCTGCTCACGGGGGCCCAGGCTGAGCCCCACCCCACAACCGGTTCCCCTCCGCAACACCttactgacaaccctccctatctctgttaccctcctccagcccctacgaccctccctatctctgttaccctcctccagccccctacgaccctccctatctctgttaccctcctccagccccctacgaccctccctatctctgttaccctcctccagccccctacgaccctccgagatctctgcgctcctccaattccggactcttgaccatcccccgattcccatcactcCGACACAGGCGACCAGGTCCCCTCAGCTCCCTCCCTCGACctctccgccactctctctctcctcccttaacaccgacctctttgaccgcgcttttggtcgcccgtccccCTGATTTCTCCCCGCGTGgctccggggggggtggggggggcaattCTTTGTGTGTTTTaactcccgtgaagcaccttgggatgtttcactgcgTCAAagttgctatatgaatgcaagttgttatgcTAACGTCACCATCCCATTGCcacggttaccattgactagaaactgaactggaccagccatataaataccgtggctacaagagcaggtcagaggctgggaattctgcagtgagtaactcacctcctgactccccaaagcctgtccaccatctacaaggcacaagtcaggagtgtgatggaatactctccacttgcctggatgggtgcagctccaacaacactcaggaagctcgacatcatccaggacaaagcagcccgcttgattggcaccccatctacaaacattcactccctccaccaccgacac
The DNA window shown above is from Heterodontus francisci isolate sHetFra1 unplaced genomic scaffold, sHetFra1.hap1 HAP1_SCAFFOLD_963, whole genome shotgun sequence and carries:
- the LOC137362451 gene encoding zinc finger protein 436-like, whose amino-acid sequence is MLSWLSLLHSSGQSARITNVREKKQLIQHESELALLNSSTLVQATVGFVLHYRFPPLNLRYSAWFPPANGGSPRPQCTAAGKVLYPGAAAFVLRSWGGGHCRSCWARRPARTDCKSGNAAPSLGPDRRRESTRWPGAVERIPVSGRARGQSQSRRRRGSQVTTDLGRGGGATMEAAGPAGERREGDGAQEEGRARAANPYGCPLCPKAFGSPSLLETHRRTHTGERPFQCPVCGRGFNQLCHQRRHQRLHASGDGAGTVCPGCGKDCRSPGGLARHRCRPAGERPFQCLVCSRAFKQSYALVKHQRVHTAERPYLCPVCGQGFSYSSSLADHRRLHTGERPFQCGDCGRAYVNASRLTDHRRVHELEPRHRCAECGKGFHYPSHLAKHRRVHTGERPFGCPDCPRGFTTASKLAAHARVHTGERPYRCAECGRGYASSSDLLVHQRGHTAERPYRCADCGRGYVKARDLTVHRRVHTGEKPYGCPVCGRRFNKSCNLAAHQRRHADERGYKCGLCGKDFKYSSSLSRHRRAHRLEAAAVTAAHGGPG